The following are from one region of the Pantoea cypripedii genome:
- a CDS encoding PFL_4703 family integrating conjugative element protein — MSRFRNGMTARDNHIFSLRIACALLFAGMLMAGIGWMRAPSELTIHNPPDLRSGSTRKWWEVPPSTVYSFAFYIFQQLNSWPKNGEVDYPAKIAQMSPYLTPSCQDFLNKDAEMRKNSDELRDRVRVVYEIPRRGYSSRSVTIIDQDHWVAQLDLVADEYYHTEPVKRALVRYPLKVVRWEGDPERNPFGLALDCYAATPQRLEAVTMPEPEKK, encoded by the coding sequence ATGAGTCGCTTTCGCAACGGTATGACCGCGCGTGATAACCACATATTCTCCCTGCGCATTGCCTGTGCGCTGCTGTTTGCCGGCATGCTGATGGCCGGTATCGGCTGGATGCGCGCACCCTCTGAACTTACCATCCATAATCCGCCGGATCTGCGTTCCGGCAGCACGCGTAAATGGTGGGAGGTGCCACCGTCAACCGTTTACAGTTTTGCCTTCTACATTTTTCAGCAGCTTAATTCCTGGCCCAAAAATGGCGAGGTGGACTACCCGGCGAAAATTGCGCAGATGAGTCCTTACTTGACACCGTCCTGCCAGGACTTTCTGAACAAAGACGCGGAGATGCGTAAAAACAGCGACGAACTCCGGGACCGCGTGCGCGTGGTGTATGAGATCCCAAGAAGGGGTTACAGCAGTCGCAGCGTCACCATTATCGATCAGGACCATTGGGTTGCGCAGCTCGATCTGGTGGCAGATGAGTATTACCACACTGAGCCGGTAAAACGTGCGCTGGTCCGTTATCCCCTCAAGGTGGTGCGCTGGGAAGGTGACCCCGAGCGCAATCCCTTCGGACTTGCTCTGGATTGTTATGCGGCCACGCCGCAACGGCTGGAGGCCGTTACGATGCCTGAGCCGGAGAAAAAGTGA
- a CDS encoding TIGR03749 family integrating conjugative element protein: MKIQLKKCCLVLLAGLALSGAADAVELMKWERIPLQVPLTVGQERIVFVNKNVRVGFPPSLNSKLRIQSTGGAVYLDASEAFPVTRLELQNKENGELILLDVSAAPGKTTREPVKIVYDGEVATATASDKQSVSSDGDSTGRNAQQADTETTKPDRKPAKLNAPLPVLLTRYAAQNMYGPLRTVEPVPGISPVSLKLPSVITTLMPAEPVTVTPMAAWSLQGSSVVALQVRNRSAGKVILDPRVLEGQFVTATFQHRWLGRAGTPEDTTVLYLVTAGRPEGAFIAEPPSLQPADGRKRRAKK; this comes from the coding sequence ATGAAGATTCAGTTAAAAAAATGCTGTCTGGTCCTGCTCGCCGGACTGGCCCTGTCGGGGGCGGCTGACGCTGTTGAGCTGATGAAGTGGGAGCGAATCCCCTTACAGGTTCCCCTGACAGTGGGCCAGGAGCGTATCGTTTTTGTGAATAAAAATGTCAGGGTAGGATTTCCCCCGTCGCTCAACTCTAAGCTGCGTATTCAGAGTACCGGCGGCGCGGTGTATCTCGATGCCAGCGAAGCGTTTCCGGTGACGCGGCTTGAGTTGCAGAACAAAGAAAACGGGGAACTTATCCTGTTGGATGTATCAGCCGCACCGGGTAAAACCACGCGTGAACCAGTAAAAATTGTCTATGACGGCGAAGTGGCCACTGCAACCGCCAGCGATAAACAGTCCGTCAGCAGCGACGGGGACAGTACCGGCCGCAATGCTCAACAGGCTGATACGGAAACCACAAAGCCGGACCGTAAGCCCGCGAAACTGAATGCACCGCTGCCGGTGCTCCTGACCCGCTATGCGGCTCAGAATATGTACGGTCCGCTGCGTACGGTTGAACCGGTGCCGGGTATCAGCCCGGTGTCACTGAAGCTGCCTTCCGTCATCACCACACTGATGCCTGCTGAACCGGTCACCGTCACGCCGATGGCAGCCTGGAGTCTGCAGGGCAGTAGCGTCGTCGCGCTGCAGGTCCGCAACCGTTCTGCAGGTAAGGTCATTCTTGATCCCCGAGTGCTGGAAGGCCAGTTCGTAACGGCAACGTTTCAGCATCGCTGGCTGGGGCGTGCGGGCACACCCGAGGATACAACCGTCCTCTATCTGGTGACGGCTGGTCGCCCGGAGGGGGCCTTCATTGCAGAGCCACCCTCGCTGCAGCCCGCTGACGGACGTAAACGGAGAGCGAAAAAATGA
- a CDS encoding TIGR03752 family integrating conjugative element protein has protein sequence MKAPSSNLLVKVAVPVVLASAVVVGVKSCSGGGNQSAAPHNANNVALKDLSPEDLKALGIEGDTPQDTLRTVVGNFRKVQDRLDALADDNKKLSDENKALKTTNSNVDTQINQAVSNARSEEAQKRQQLSAQVTDLSTQVKRLMDQLQNGGAGTESGKSSSAGSDIPIGLGYDSGLNSSTSGVSSSSDGLQWVEPKDGVSVDASGRPVTDSNKNNATGFSFATSFSEAGETGKQVAGKTAAAVQTQLTDAQKATDPVYTLPENSTLVGSRAMTALLGRIPVDGKVTDPYPFKVMIGKDNLTANGIELPDVQGAIVSGTATGDWTLSCVRGSITSITFVFTDGTVRTLPSSDGQNSGGNQNSGNANGNNSSIGWISDDNGIPCISGTRKSNASTYLPTIAGLAAAGAAGDAFAQNQNTTQTNGYGGVTSTLTGDAGQAVLGKALSGGMRETIDWVKARYGQTFDAIYVPPGQTVALHITRQLAIDYEEKGRRVKYDFSLAGSGTGMD, from the coding sequence ATGAAGGCACCCTCCTCAAATCTTCTCGTGAAAGTCGCCGTTCCGGTGGTACTGGCCAGTGCGGTGGTGGTGGGCGTGAAATCCTGCTCAGGGGGCGGAAATCAGTCGGCTGCGCCTCATAATGCCAACAATGTTGCGCTTAAGGACCTGTCCCCGGAAGACCTCAAAGCGCTGGGTATTGAAGGAGACACCCCACAGGACACACTGCGCACGGTGGTGGGCAATTTCCGCAAAGTGCAGGACCGTCTCGATGCGCTCGCGGATGATAACAAAAAGCTCAGTGACGAAAATAAAGCCCTGAAAACAACCAACAGCAATGTGGACACGCAGATTAATCAGGCAGTAAGCAATGCCCGCTCTGAGGAGGCGCAGAAGCGTCAGCAACTGAGCGCGCAGGTCACTGATCTCAGCACGCAGGTCAAACGGCTGATGGATCAGTTGCAGAATGGCGGTGCCGGCACGGAATCCGGAAAAAGCAGCAGCGCCGGCAGTGATATTCCGATCGGGCTTGGCTATGACAGCGGGCTGAACAGCAGTACTTCCGGCGTATCGTCTTCCTCTGATGGCCTGCAGTGGGTTGAGCCTAAAGACGGTGTCTCCGTGGATGCCAGCGGCCGGCCGGTGACCGACAGCAATAAGAATAACGCCACCGGATTTTCCTTTGCCACATCGTTCAGCGAAGCGGGTGAGACAGGTAAACAGGTTGCAGGGAAAACTGCCGCAGCGGTGCAGACTCAGCTCACGGATGCACAGAAGGCAACTGACCCGGTGTACACCCTGCCTGAGAACTCCACACTTGTCGGGAGCCGTGCCATGACCGCGCTGCTGGGGCGTATCCCCGTTGATGGCAAAGTGACTGACCCCTATCCCTTCAAAGTAATGATTGGCAAAGACAACCTGACGGCAAACGGCATCGAGCTGCCCGACGTGCAGGGGGCCATTGTTTCCGGCACGGCAACGGGGGACTGGACGCTGTCATGCGTGCGCGGGTCCATCACCAGTATTACCTTTGTCTTCACCGACGGCACGGTACGGACACTCCCCTCGTCGGATGGCCAGAACAGTGGCGGCAACCAGAACAGCGGTAACGCGAACGGAAATAACAGCAGCATCGGCTGGATCTCAGACGATAACGGTATTCCCTGTATATCTGGCACGCGCAAAAGCAATGCCTCGACCTATCTGCCCACCATCGCGGGACTGGCTGCTGCCGGTGCCGCTGGCGATGCCTTTGCACAGAACCAGAATACCACCCAGACCAACGGTTATGGTGGCGTGACCTCGACGCTGACCGGTGATGCCGGTCAGGCAGTGCTGGGTAAGGCACTTTCCGGCGGCATGCGGGAGACGATTGACTGGGTGAAAGCCCGCTATGGCCAGACGTTTGACGCAATCTATGTCCCACCGGGGCAGACAGTGGCTCTGCATATCACGCGCCAACTGGCCATCGATTACGAAGAAAAAGGCCGCAGGGTTAAATACGATTTCAGCCTTGCCGGCAGCGGCACGGGTATGGACTGA
- a CDS encoding DUF7446 family protein, translating to MQDTDFEYRVGYSPLSGRLYAGPVRKDNGKWEGQPHDVTDWAMYSVGQKLARENNDMLFPLPDGRVLRLSAYVTDPEGAEVPDA from the coding sequence ATGCAAGACACTGATTTCGAATACCGGGTGGGGTATTCCCCGCTCAGCGGAAGGCTGTATGCCGGTCCGGTCAGAAAAGATAACGGAAAATGGGAGGGGCAGCCTCACGACGTGACGGACTGGGCCATGTATTCCGTCGGCCAGAAACTTGCCCGGGAAAATAATGACATGCTTTTTCCGCTCCCGGACGGGCGCGTGCTGCGTCTGTCAGCTTATGTTACTGACCCGGAAGGGGCGGAGGTGCCCGATGCGTAG
- a CDS encoding TIGR03751 family conjugal transfer lipoprotein — protein MRSGKSFSVLLSGCTLIMLLTGCSTSKDEMLPPGDSTMLELWNDGASATHATGESRTTLRRPVTDSERVISQQTRDSYSRTQENEIQQTFPRLPNPDLVMYVFPHLADGNTPVPGYSTVFPFYSQVQYALPGERTEDL, from the coding sequence ATGCGTAGCGGTAAATCCTTTTCTGTCCTGCTTTCAGGCTGCACGTTGATTATGTTGCTGACCGGCTGCAGCACGTCAAAAGATGAGATGCTGCCACCAGGTGACAGCACCATGCTGGAGCTGTGGAATGATGGTGCATCTGCAACCCATGCAACCGGTGAAAGTCGGACCACCCTGCGCCGTCCGGTCACTGACAGTGAGCGTGTTATTTCACAGCAAACTCGGGACAGCTACAGCCGCACCCAGGAGAACGAAATCCAGCAGACGTTTCCGCGGCTGCCCAATCCAGACCTGGTGATGTACGTCTTCCCGCATCTGGCCGACGGCAATACGCCGGTGCCCGGCTACAGTACGGTCTTCCCCTTCTACAGCCAGGTGCAGTACGCGTTGCCCGGCGAGCGCACGGAGGATTTGTAA